TTGGCGTCATAGAAGGCTGGGTCTTCGTCGCGTTTGTCGGCTGCGAGCACGAGCGATCGCGCGACTTGCCAACCCGCGAGCACGACGCCCGCGAGCATCAGATAGGAGACACTGCCCGCGAACACTGCATTCGGATCGCTTTTGACCCGCTCGACAACGTAGCGCACCGCGCTGTAGTACGCGTCACGGCCGAAGGAAAGATGGCGGACCATCGCCTGAAAGACCGGGCTCGTGCGATACGACGCGTGCGCCCGCAGCGCGGCCAATGTCGCGTCGATCTGCGCGAGCAGCATCACGGCCACTTCGCCGTTGTCGCGCACGGTCTTGCGGCCGACGAGGTCGTTTGCCTGGATCGCCGTCGTGCCTTCGTAGATCGGCAGGATGCGCGCATCACGGTAGTACTGCGCGGCGCCGGTTTCCTCGATGAAACCCATGCCGCCGTGCACCTGCACGCCGAGACTCGTCACCTCCAGCGACATCTCCGTGCTCCAGCCCTTCACGACCGGCACCAGGTATTCGTAGATTGCCTGATGGTTCGCTCGCGTCGCCGCGTCAGGATGATGATGCGCGAGGTCGCAATGCGACGCCGCCACATAGGTGAGCGCGCGTGCGCCTTCGGTCAGCGCGCGCATGGTCGAGAGCATGCGACGCACGTCGGGATGCTGGATGATCGTGACCGCCTGCTTCGCCGAGCCATCGACAGGACGGCTCTGCACCCGCTCCTTCGCATACGCGACGGCATGCTGATACGCGCGATCCGAGATGGCCACGCCCTGTACGCCCACGGCGAAGCGCGCGGCGTTCATCATGATGAACATGTACTCCAGACCACGGTTCTCCTCGCCGACGAGCTGACCGATCGCGCCGCCGTGATCCCCGAACTGAAGCACCGCCGTCGGGCTCGCCTTGATGCCGAGCTTGTGCTCGATCGATACGCAGTGCACATCGTTGCGCTCGCCGAGCGAACCGTCCTCGTTGACGAGAAACTTCGGCACGAGGAACAGCGAAATGCCTTTCACGCCTTCGGGCGCGTTGGGCGTGCGTGCGAGCACCAGATGCACGATGTTTTCGGTCATGTCGTGCTCGCCCCATGTAATGAAAATCTTCGTGCCGAAGATCCGGTACGAGCCGTCGGCCTGCGGCTCGGCGCGGGTGCGAACGAGCGCGAGATCGGAGCCGGCTTGCGGCTCGGTCAGGTTCATCGTGCCGGTCCATTCGCCCGAGATCAGCTTCGGCACGAAGCGTTGCTTCTGCTCTTCGCTGCCCGCCGTCAACAGCGCTTCGATCGCGCCGTCGGTCAGGAGCGGACACAGTCCCAGCGACAGGTTCGCGGCATTGAGCATTTCGATGCAAGGCGTGGACAGCAGTTTGGGCAGATCCTGACCGCCGTATTCCGACGGATGTTGCAAACCCTGCCAGCCGCCTTCGGTGAACTGACGAAACGCGTCCCTGAATCCGGACGTGGCGCTCACCGCGCCGTCCTTCCAGGTGCTCGGGCTGCGGTCGCCGTCGAAGTTCAGCGGTGCAAGCACGCCCTCATGCAGCCGCGCGGCCTCTTCGAGCACGGCCCGGGCGGTGTCGGCGGTCGCGTCCTCGCAGCCGGGCAAGCCCGACAGGCGGTCGATTCCGGCCAGTTCCGTGATTGCAAACAACATGTCCTTGAGAGGCGCGACGTAGCTCATTGCCATTCTTCCGATCAGATAGTCCGTAGGGGATGTCACCCGTCTGATGGCGCTGCGGCCGGGGTAACGTATGGCTGAATCGTAGCGCCGGACAGGCCCTGCCCGGTTGTCCAAACCGGACGATCTATTGACATACCTGGCCAGGCCGCAAAGGCTGAATGCCGCGTCGGAACGGCGTCGGCCTGTGCAGCCGACGCTTCAATATGGCGAGATCAGCCACCCCGGCGATAGGCCGCCGGGGTGCTGCCCGTCCAGTGACGGAACGCTCTGTGGAACGCGGTGGGGTCGCCGAAGCCGACGTCGCCCGCGATGATGGCGATGGGTTCGTGCGTGCCTGTCAAACGCTGTATCGCGATGTCGCGGCGCAGTTCGTCCTTGAGCACCTGAAACGCCGTGCCTTCGGCGGCAAGATGACGGCACAGCGTTCTGACCGAACAATGCAGGCCTTCCGCCGACTCTTCGATGGTGGGCACGTCTGGTAGCCGGGACGCGAGAAATTCCCGCACGCGATGACTGAAAAGCTGTTCGTTGAACGAAACGAAGATCCAGTCTTCCGGCGCGCGAGCGAGAAACCTGCGCAGGTTCGCCTTGCGCTGACGCACGGGCATGTCGAAATAGGTACTGCTGAACTGCATCGAGGTCCGGGCGCAGTCGAACTTCGCCGGCCCGGGAAACAGATAGAGATACTCGAGCGCGTGAGGCGGACGGGGAAACGCGAACTGCACCTGCAACAACGCAATGCGCTGTCCGATCAGCCACGACGCAATCCCATGCGCCAGCTTCAGCATCAGTTCCTGGCCCAGAATGCCAAGTTGCGCGCCAGTGCTTGCCGGATGCAGCGTCAGACTCGCGACGAGCTCGCCGCGGCGCGACTCGAAGCGGAAGTCGTCGAGCACGAGATGGAAGAACTGGCCGAACCGGTGCATCGCGGTTTCGAGGTTCGGCGCATCCAGCAGGCTCAGGCAGAGAAACTTC
The genomic region above belongs to Paraburkholderia sp. HP33-1 and contains:
- a CDS encoding acyl-CoA dehydrogenase, with amino-acid sequence MSYVAPLKDMLFAITELAGIDRLSGLPGCEDATADTARAVLEEAARLHEGVLAPLNFDGDRSPSTWKDGAVSATSGFRDAFRQFTEGGWQGLQHPSEYGGQDLPKLLSTPCIEMLNAANLSLGLCPLLTDGAIEALLTAGSEEQKQRFVPKLISGEWTGTMNLTEPQAGSDLALVRTRAEPQADGSYRIFGTKIFITWGEHDMTENIVHLVLARTPNAPEGVKGISLFLVPKFLVNEDGSLGERNDVHCVSIEHKLGIKASPTAVLQFGDHGGAIGQLVGEENRGLEYMFIMMNAARFAVGVQGVAISDRAYQHAVAYAKERVQSRPVDGSAKQAVTIIQHPDVRRMLSTMRALTEGARALTYVAASHCDLAHHHPDAATRANHQAIYEYLVPVVKGWSTEMSLEVTSLGVQVHGGMGFIEETGAAQYYRDARILPIYEGTTAIQANDLVGRKTVRDNGEVAVMLLAQIDATLAALRAHASYRTSPVFQAMVRHLSFGRDAYYSAVRYVVERVKSDPNAVFAGSVSYLMLAGVVLAGWQVARSLVLAADKRDEDPAFYDAKIATAHSYATQVLPRAVALEAAIRGARDGEGALALREDQF
- a CDS encoding AraC family transcriptional regulator, which produces MHAPGATVPISLVNGFLGSVGTQPDIVDRHLSAANIPRALLDQPGARVTEEQFSTLYRALAIELDDEMPGVFSRPLRSGSLKFLCLSLLDAPNLETAMHRFGQFFHLVLDDFRFESRRGELVASLTLHPASTGAQLGILGQELMLKLAHGIASWLIGQRIALLQVQFAFPRPPHALEYLYLFPGPAKFDCARTSMQFSSTYFDMPVRQRKANLRRFLARAPEDWIFVSFNEQLFSHRVREFLASRLPDVPTIEESAEGLHCSVRTLCRHLAAEGTAFQVLKDELRRDIAIQRLTGTHEPIAIIAGDVGFGDPTAFHRAFRHWTGSTPAAYRRGG